DNA sequence from the bacterium genome:
GGCGGCTTCTCGGCTCAGGCGCATCGGTCGGGCAGCGCGCGGCCCCGGCAGGAACCCGCCGGGGCCGGACGCCGAGACGACGGCCTAGTGGGCGGCCGCGAAGGGGATGAGCGCGATCGAGCGCGCCCGCTTGATCGAGGTCGTCAGGCTGCGCTGGTGGCGGGCGCAGGTCCCCGTGATCCGCCGGGGAATGATCTTGCCGCGCTCGCTGACGTACATCTTCAG
Encoded proteins:
- the rpsR gene encoding 30S ribosomal protein S18 is translated as MAMEPVKRKRFQKRKSCKFCEDKVVMIDYKDAKLLKMYVSERGKIIPRRITGTCARHQRSLTTSIKRARSIALIPFAAAH